From one Trifolium pratense cultivar HEN17-A07 linkage group LG1, ARS_RC_1.1, whole genome shotgun sequence genomic stretch:
- the LOC123896768 gene encoding ABC transporter B family member 20 isoform X2 has protein sequence MMGSRGLFGWSPPHIQPLTPVSEVSEPPESPSPYMDLGAETSASQQMEAEEEMEEMEDIEPPPASVPFSQLFACADRFDWFLMVVGSVAAAAHGTALVVYLHYFAKVIQVPQYPQKDQFHRFKELALTIVYIAGGVFVAGWIEVSCWILTGERQTAVIRSKYVRVLLNQDMSFFDTYGNNGDIVSQVLSDVLLIQSALSEKVGNYIHNMATFFSGLVIAFINCWQIALITLATGPFIVAAGGISNIFLHRLAENIQDAYAEAASIAEQAVSYIRTLSAFTNETLAKYSYATSLQATLRYGILISLVQGLGLGFTYGLAICSCALQLWVGRFLVIHGKAHGGEIITALFAVILSGLGLNQAATNFYSFDQGRIAAYRLFEMISRSSSSFDHDGSAPVSVQGNIEFRNVYFSYLSRPEIPILSGFYLTVPAKKTVALVGRNGSGKSSIIPLMERFYDPTLGEVLLDGENIKNLKLEWLRSQIGLVTQEPALLSLSIRDNIAYGRDTTADQIEEAAKIAHAHTFISSLDKGYDTQIGRAGLALTEEQKIKLSIARAVLLNPSILLLDEVTGGLDFEAERSVQEALDLLMLGRSTIIIARRLSLIKNADYIAVMEEGQLVEMGTHEELLTLGGLYAELLRCEEATKLPKRMPARNYKKTAAFQIEKDSSESHSCKEPSSPRMMKSPSLQRISAVFRPSDGFFNLQDSPQVQSPPPEKMMENGQSLDSTEKEPSIKRQDSFEMRLPELPKIDVQSVHRQTSNGSDPESPVSPLLTSDPKNERSHSQTFSRPDSYSDEFSVKMNETKDARHRDQPSFWRLAELSFAEWLYAVLGSIGAAIFGAFNPLLAYVIGLVVTTYYRIDATHHLRGEIDKWCLLIACMGIVTVVANFLQHFYFGIMGEKMTERVRRMMFSAMLRNEIGWYDDEENSADNLSMRLANDATFVRAAFSNRLSIFIQDIAAVIVAFLIGVLLHWRIALVALATLPVLCVSAIAQKLWLAGFSRGIQEMHRKASLVLEDAVRNIYTVVAFCAGNKVMELYRLQLNKIFKQSFLHGLAIGFAFGFSQFLLFACNALLLWYTAICIKNSYVAAPTALKEYIVFSFATFALVEPFGLAPYILKRRKSLISVFEIIDRVPKIDPDDNSALKPPNVYGSIELKNVDFCYPTRPEVLVLSNFSLKVSGGQTIAVVGVSGSGKSTIISLMERYYDPVAGQVLLDGRDLKLYNLKWLRSHLGLVQQEPVIFSTTIRENIIYARHNASEAEMKEAARIANAHHFISSLPHGYDTHVGMRGVDLTPGQKQRIAIARVVLKNAPILLLDEASSSIESESSRVVQEALDTLIMGNKTTILIAHRAAMMRHVDNIVVLNGGRIVEEGTHDSLMAKNGLYVRLMQPHFGKGLRQHRLV, from the exons ATGATGGGTTCGAGGGGACTTTTCGGCTGGTCTCCACCTCATATTCAACCTCTGACGCCGGTGTCGGAGGTTTCAGAGCCGCCGGAGTCTCCTTCACCGTATATGGACCTCGGTGCAGAGACGTCTGCGTCACAGCAAATGGAGGCGGAGGAAGAGATGGAAGAGATGGAGGATATTGAGCCGCCGCCAGCTTCTGTTCCTTTTTCTCAACTCTTTGCTTGTGCTGACCGGTTTGACTGGTTTCTTATGGTGGTTGGTTCTGTCGCCGCCGCTGCTCATGGTACTGCTCTTGTTGTTTATTTGCACTACTTTGCTAAAGTTATTCAGGTTCCTCAATATCCACAGAAAGATCAGTTTCATAGGTTCAAGGAG cTTGCTTTGACCATTGTTTATATTGCTGGTGGTGTTTTTGTTGCTGGTTGGATTG AGGTTTCATGTTGGATTCTTACCGGAGAACGGCAGACAGCTGTCATCAGATCAAAATATGTTAGAGTATTACTTAACCAAGATATGAGTTTCTTTGATACTTATGGGAATAATGGAGACATTGTGAGTCAAGTGTTGAGTGATGTACTGCTCATTCAGTCTGCTCTCAGTGAAAAA GTTGGGAATTATATTCATAATATGGCTACATTCTTCAGTGGTCTTGTTATTGCTTTTATCAATTGTTGGCAGATTGCATTGATAACATTAGCTACAGGTCCATTTATTGTTGCTGCTGGAGGAATATCAAATATATTCCTTCATAGGCTTGCAGAGAATATCCAAGATGCATATGCCGAAGCAGCCAGCATTGCTGAACAG GCAGTTTCCTATATACGGACCTTGTCTGCATTTACAAATGAAACATTGGCTAAATATTCATATGCAACGTCACTGCAAGCTACTCTTAGATATGGTATATTAATAAGTCTTGTCCAAGGGCTTGGCCTTGGATTTACATATGGACTCGCAATATGTTCTTGTGCATTACAACTCTGGGTTGGAAGGTTCTTGGTTATACATGGAAAAGCTCACGGTGGGGAAATTATAACAGCTCTGTTTGCTGTGATTTTAAGCGGCTT GGGATTAAACCAAGCAGCGACAAATTTCTACTCATTTGATCAAGGGCGAATAGCTGCCTATAGACTATTTGAGATGATAAGCCggtcatcctcatcttttgaTCACGACGGAAGTGCTCCTGTGTCTGTACAAGGAAATATAGAGTTTCGGAATGTTTACTTCAGTTATCTTTCACGCCCTGAAATCCCTATCTTAAGTGGTTTTTATCTCACGGTTCCTGCTAAGAAAACCGTGGCACTTGTTGGCAGAAATGGTTCTGGAAAAAGTAGTATTATTCCACTCATGGAGCGGTTCTATGATCCAACATTAG GAGAAGTTCTTTTAGATGGTGAAAACATCAAGAATTTGAAACTGGAATGGCTGAGGAGCCAAATAGGACTGGTCACCCAGGAACCTGCTTTGCTCAGTTTGAGTATAAGAGACAACATTGCATATGGAAGGGATACCACAGCAGATCAAATTGAAGAGGCTGCTAAAATAGCTCACGCACATACCTTTATAAGTTCATTAGATAAAGGTTATGATACACAG ATTGGCAGGGCTGGTTTAGCTTTGACAGAAGAACAGAAAATAAAGCTTTCTATTGCAAGAGCTGTGCTTCTAAATCCATCCATTCTCCTGCTTGATGAGGTTACTGGTGGACTTGATTTTGAGGCTGAGAGGTCTGTTCAGGAGGCCCTGGATCTCCTTATGCTGGGGCGCTCGACAATAATTATTGCTCGAAGGCTTAGTCTTATAAAGAATGCTGATTATATAGCAGTTATGGAGGAAGGTCAACTTGTTGAAATGGGTACTCACGAAGAATTATTGACCCTGGGTGGCTTATATGCAGAGCTTCTTCGATGTGAAGAGGCTACAAAACTTCCAAAGAG GATGCCTGCTCGCAACTACAAGAAGACTGCAGCTTTTCAAATTGAGAAAGATTCTTCAGAGAGTCATAGCTGCAAAGAACCATCATCCCCTAGAATGATGAAGTCACCCTCTCTTCAAAGAATTTCTGCTGTATTTCGGCCTTCAGATGGCTTCTTTAACTTACAAGATTCACCACAAGTGCAGAGCCCACCGCCTGAGAAGATGATGGAGAATGGTCAGTCTTTGGATTCTACAGAGAAAGAGCCATCAATAAAAAGGCAGGATAGTTTTGAAATGAGGCTACCCGAGTTACCTAAGATTGATGTTCAGTCAGTGCATCGACAAACATCAAATGGTTCTGATCCAGAATCCCCTGTTTCACCTCTTTTAACATCTGATCCTAAAAATGAACGCTCCCATTCACAAACATTTAGCAGACCAGATAGTTATTCTGATGAATTTTCAGTGAAAATGAACGAAACAAAGGATGCACGGCATCGGGATCAACCTTCATTTTGGAGACTGGCAGAGCTTAGTTTTGCAGAGTGGCTTTATGCTGTGTTAGGAAGCATAGGTGCTGCAATCTTTGGTGCGTTCAATCCCCTTCTAGCTTATGTTATTGGCCTGGTGGTGACAACTTACTATAGAATCGATGCAACTCATCACTTGCGGGGGGAGATAGACAAGTGGTGCTTACTCATTGCCTGCATGGGTATTGTGACAGTAGTAGCCAACTTTTTACAGCATTTCTACTTTGGGATAATGGGGGAGAAAATGACCGAAAGAGTCCGGAGAATGATGTTCTCAG CCATGCTACGTAATGAAATTGGATGGTACGATGATGAGGAGAACAGTGCCGACAATTTATCCATGCGATTGGCCAATGATGCTACTTTTGTGCGAGCTGCTTTCAGCAACAGACTTTCCATATTTATACAGGACATTGCTGCAGTTATTGTTGCTTTTCTCATTGGTGTTTTGCTGCACTGGAGAATAGCTCTTGTGGCATTAGCAACACTTCCAGTTCTCTGTGTTTCTGCTATTGCCCAG AAATTGTGGCTTGCTGGTTTTTCAAGGGGAATACAGGAAATGCACCGAAAGGCATCTTTGGTTCTTGAAGATGCAGTTAGAAATATTTACACCGTTGTTGCATTTTGTGCTGGTAACAAGGTTATGGAACTCTACAGGCTgcagttaaataaaatatttaagcaGAGCTTTCTTCATGGGTTGGCCATTGGTTTTGCATTTGGCTTTTCACAGTTTCTACTTTTTGCTTGTAATGCCCTTCTACTCTGGTACACTGCAATATGTATAAAAAACAGTTATGTAGCTGCACCTACTGCCCTCAAGGAGTAcattgttttttcatttgctACATTTGCACTTGTGGAGCCTTTTGGATTGGCTCCTTACATACTCAAGCGACGTAAATCTCTCATTTCAGTGTTTGAAATTATAGACCGGGTGCCTAAAATTGATCCTGATGATAACTCAGCCTTGAAGCCACCTAATGTATATGGAAGCATCGAGTtgaaaaatgttgatttttgttATCCTACTCGGCCAGAAGTGCTGGTATTAAGCAATTTCAGTCTCAAAGTCAGTGGAGGCCAAACAATTGCTGTTGTGGGAGTTTCAGGGTCAGGGAAGAGTACTATAATATCTTTGATGGAGAGATATTACGATCCAGTTGCTGGCCAAGTTTTACTGGATGGGAGGGATTTAAAACTGTATAATCTGAAATGGCTCAGGAGCCACCTTGGTCTGGTTCAGCAGGAACCAGTTATCTTCTCAACAACCATAAGGGAAAACATCATATATGCTAGACATAATGCCAGTGAAGCTGAAATGAAAGAGGCCGCAAGAATAGCTAATGCTCATCATTTCATCAGTAGCCTGCCTCATGGTTATGACACTCATGTTGGAATGAGAGGTGTTGACTTAACTCCAGGACAGAAACAGAGAATTGCAATTGCTAGGGTAGTGCTGAAAAATGCACCTATCTTGTTGTTGGATGAAGCTAGCTCATCAATTGAATCAGAGTCAAGCCGAGTAGTGCAAGAGGCTCTAGACACTCTGATAATGGGAAACAAGACCACTATTTTAATAGCTCACAGGGCTGCCATGATGAGGCATGTGGACAATATAGTTGTACTTAATGGAGGACGGATAGTGGAAGAGGGGACCCATGATTCATTGATGGCTAAGAATGGTCTGTATGTCCGATTAATGCAACCTCATTTTGGTAAAGGTTTGCGTCAGCATCGGCTTGTTTAG
- the LOC123896768 gene encoding ABC transporter B family member 20 isoform X1 → MMGSRGLFGWSPPHIQPLTPVSEVSEPPESPSPYMDLGAETSASQQMEAEEEMEEMEDIEPPPASVPFSQLFACADRFDWFLMVVGSVAAAAHGTALVVYLHYFAKVIQVPQYPQKDQFHRFKELALTIVYIAGGVFVAGWIGKLIMKNEFLLLVESKFPAVLIFLSCLIEVSCWILTGERQTAVIRSKYVRVLLNQDMSFFDTYGNNGDIVSQVLSDVLLIQSALSEKVGNYIHNMATFFSGLVIAFINCWQIALITLATGPFIVAAGGISNIFLHRLAENIQDAYAEAASIAEQAVSYIRTLSAFTNETLAKYSYATSLQATLRYGILISLVQGLGLGFTYGLAICSCALQLWVGRFLVIHGKAHGGEIITALFAVILSGLGLNQAATNFYSFDQGRIAAYRLFEMISRSSSSFDHDGSAPVSVQGNIEFRNVYFSYLSRPEIPILSGFYLTVPAKKTVALVGRNGSGKSSIIPLMERFYDPTLGEVLLDGENIKNLKLEWLRSQIGLVTQEPALLSLSIRDNIAYGRDTTADQIEEAAKIAHAHTFISSLDKGYDTQIGRAGLALTEEQKIKLSIARAVLLNPSILLLDEVTGGLDFEAERSVQEALDLLMLGRSTIIIARRLSLIKNADYIAVMEEGQLVEMGTHEELLTLGGLYAELLRCEEATKLPKRMPARNYKKTAAFQIEKDSSESHSCKEPSSPRMMKSPSLQRISAVFRPSDGFFNLQDSPQVQSPPPEKMMENGQSLDSTEKEPSIKRQDSFEMRLPELPKIDVQSVHRQTSNGSDPESPVSPLLTSDPKNERSHSQTFSRPDSYSDEFSVKMNETKDARHRDQPSFWRLAELSFAEWLYAVLGSIGAAIFGAFNPLLAYVIGLVVTTYYRIDATHHLRGEIDKWCLLIACMGIVTVVANFLQHFYFGIMGEKMTERVRRMMFSAMLRNEIGWYDDEENSADNLSMRLANDATFVRAAFSNRLSIFIQDIAAVIVAFLIGVLLHWRIALVALATLPVLCVSAIAQKLWLAGFSRGIQEMHRKASLVLEDAVRNIYTVVAFCAGNKVMELYRLQLNKIFKQSFLHGLAIGFAFGFSQFLLFACNALLLWYTAICIKNSYVAAPTALKEYIVFSFATFALVEPFGLAPYILKRRKSLISVFEIIDRVPKIDPDDNSALKPPNVYGSIELKNVDFCYPTRPEVLVLSNFSLKVSGGQTIAVVGVSGSGKSTIISLMERYYDPVAGQVLLDGRDLKLYNLKWLRSHLGLVQQEPVIFSTTIRENIIYARHNASEAEMKEAARIANAHHFISSLPHGYDTHVGMRGVDLTPGQKQRIAIARVVLKNAPILLLDEASSSIESESSRVVQEALDTLIMGNKTTILIAHRAAMMRHVDNIVVLNGGRIVEEGTHDSLMAKNGLYVRLMQPHFGKGLRQHRLV, encoded by the exons ATGATGGGTTCGAGGGGACTTTTCGGCTGGTCTCCACCTCATATTCAACCTCTGACGCCGGTGTCGGAGGTTTCAGAGCCGCCGGAGTCTCCTTCACCGTATATGGACCTCGGTGCAGAGACGTCTGCGTCACAGCAAATGGAGGCGGAGGAAGAGATGGAAGAGATGGAGGATATTGAGCCGCCGCCAGCTTCTGTTCCTTTTTCTCAACTCTTTGCTTGTGCTGACCGGTTTGACTGGTTTCTTATGGTGGTTGGTTCTGTCGCCGCCGCTGCTCATGGTACTGCTCTTGTTGTTTATTTGCACTACTTTGCTAAAGTTATTCAGGTTCCTCAATATCCACAGAAAGATCAGTTTCATAGGTTCAAGGAG cTTGCTTTGACCATTGTTTATATTGCTGGTGGTGTTTTTGTTGCTGGTTGGATTGGTAAGTTAATCATGAAGAATGAGTTTTTACTACTTGTTGAATCTAAGTTTCCCGCAGTActgatttttctttcttgtttaaTAGAGGTTTCATGTTGGATTCTTACCGGAGAACGGCAGACAGCTGTCATCAGATCAAAATATGTTAGAGTATTACTTAACCAAGATATGAGTTTCTTTGATACTTATGGGAATAATGGAGACATTGTGAGTCAAGTGTTGAGTGATGTACTGCTCATTCAGTCTGCTCTCAGTGAAAAA GTTGGGAATTATATTCATAATATGGCTACATTCTTCAGTGGTCTTGTTATTGCTTTTATCAATTGTTGGCAGATTGCATTGATAACATTAGCTACAGGTCCATTTATTGTTGCTGCTGGAGGAATATCAAATATATTCCTTCATAGGCTTGCAGAGAATATCCAAGATGCATATGCCGAAGCAGCCAGCATTGCTGAACAG GCAGTTTCCTATATACGGACCTTGTCTGCATTTACAAATGAAACATTGGCTAAATATTCATATGCAACGTCACTGCAAGCTACTCTTAGATATGGTATATTAATAAGTCTTGTCCAAGGGCTTGGCCTTGGATTTACATATGGACTCGCAATATGTTCTTGTGCATTACAACTCTGGGTTGGAAGGTTCTTGGTTATACATGGAAAAGCTCACGGTGGGGAAATTATAACAGCTCTGTTTGCTGTGATTTTAAGCGGCTT GGGATTAAACCAAGCAGCGACAAATTTCTACTCATTTGATCAAGGGCGAATAGCTGCCTATAGACTATTTGAGATGATAAGCCggtcatcctcatcttttgaTCACGACGGAAGTGCTCCTGTGTCTGTACAAGGAAATATAGAGTTTCGGAATGTTTACTTCAGTTATCTTTCACGCCCTGAAATCCCTATCTTAAGTGGTTTTTATCTCACGGTTCCTGCTAAGAAAACCGTGGCACTTGTTGGCAGAAATGGTTCTGGAAAAAGTAGTATTATTCCACTCATGGAGCGGTTCTATGATCCAACATTAG GAGAAGTTCTTTTAGATGGTGAAAACATCAAGAATTTGAAACTGGAATGGCTGAGGAGCCAAATAGGACTGGTCACCCAGGAACCTGCTTTGCTCAGTTTGAGTATAAGAGACAACATTGCATATGGAAGGGATACCACAGCAGATCAAATTGAAGAGGCTGCTAAAATAGCTCACGCACATACCTTTATAAGTTCATTAGATAAAGGTTATGATACACAG ATTGGCAGGGCTGGTTTAGCTTTGACAGAAGAACAGAAAATAAAGCTTTCTATTGCAAGAGCTGTGCTTCTAAATCCATCCATTCTCCTGCTTGATGAGGTTACTGGTGGACTTGATTTTGAGGCTGAGAGGTCTGTTCAGGAGGCCCTGGATCTCCTTATGCTGGGGCGCTCGACAATAATTATTGCTCGAAGGCTTAGTCTTATAAAGAATGCTGATTATATAGCAGTTATGGAGGAAGGTCAACTTGTTGAAATGGGTACTCACGAAGAATTATTGACCCTGGGTGGCTTATATGCAGAGCTTCTTCGATGTGAAGAGGCTACAAAACTTCCAAAGAG GATGCCTGCTCGCAACTACAAGAAGACTGCAGCTTTTCAAATTGAGAAAGATTCTTCAGAGAGTCATAGCTGCAAAGAACCATCATCCCCTAGAATGATGAAGTCACCCTCTCTTCAAAGAATTTCTGCTGTATTTCGGCCTTCAGATGGCTTCTTTAACTTACAAGATTCACCACAAGTGCAGAGCCCACCGCCTGAGAAGATGATGGAGAATGGTCAGTCTTTGGATTCTACAGAGAAAGAGCCATCAATAAAAAGGCAGGATAGTTTTGAAATGAGGCTACCCGAGTTACCTAAGATTGATGTTCAGTCAGTGCATCGACAAACATCAAATGGTTCTGATCCAGAATCCCCTGTTTCACCTCTTTTAACATCTGATCCTAAAAATGAACGCTCCCATTCACAAACATTTAGCAGACCAGATAGTTATTCTGATGAATTTTCAGTGAAAATGAACGAAACAAAGGATGCACGGCATCGGGATCAACCTTCATTTTGGAGACTGGCAGAGCTTAGTTTTGCAGAGTGGCTTTATGCTGTGTTAGGAAGCATAGGTGCTGCAATCTTTGGTGCGTTCAATCCCCTTCTAGCTTATGTTATTGGCCTGGTGGTGACAACTTACTATAGAATCGATGCAACTCATCACTTGCGGGGGGAGATAGACAAGTGGTGCTTACTCATTGCCTGCATGGGTATTGTGACAGTAGTAGCCAACTTTTTACAGCATTTCTACTTTGGGATAATGGGGGAGAAAATGACCGAAAGAGTCCGGAGAATGATGTTCTCAG CCATGCTACGTAATGAAATTGGATGGTACGATGATGAGGAGAACAGTGCCGACAATTTATCCATGCGATTGGCCAATGATGCTACTTTTGTGCGAGCTGCTTTCAGCAACAGACTTTCCATATTTATACAGGACATTGCTGCAGTTATTGTTGCTTTTCTCATTGGTGTTTTGCTGCACTGGAGAATAGCTCTTGTGGCATTAGCAACACTTCCAGTTCTCTGTGTTTCTGCTATTGCCCAG AAATTGTGGCTTGCTGGTTTTTCAAGGGGAATACAGGAAATGCACCGAAAGGCATCTTTGGTTCTTGAAGATGCAGTTAGAAATATTTACACCGTTGTTGCATTTTGTGCTGGTAACAAGGTTATGGAACTCTACAGGCTgcagttaaataaaatatttaagcaGAGCTTTCTTCATGGGTTGGCCATTGGTTTTGCATTTGGCTTTTCACAGTTTCTACTTTTTGCTTGTAATGCCCTTCTACTCTGGTACACTGCAATATGTATAAAAAACAGTTATGTAGCTGCACCTACTGCCCTCAAGGAGTAcattgttttttcatttgctACATTTGCACTTGTGGAGCCTTTTGGATTGGCTCCTTACATACTCAAGCGACGTAAATCTCTCATTTCAGTGTTTGAAATTATAGACCGGGTGCCTAAAATTGATCCTGATGATAACTCAGCCTTGAAGCCACCTAATGTATATGGAAGCATCGAGTtgaaaaatgttgatttttgttATCCTACTCGGCCAGAAGTGCTGGTATTAAGCAATTTCAGTCTCAAAGTCAGTGGAGGCCAAACAATTGCTGTTGTGGGAGTTTCAGGGTCAGGGAAGAGTACTATAATATCTTTGATGGAGAGATATTACGATCCAGTTGCTGGCCAAGTTTTACTGGATGGGAGGGATTTAAAACTGTATAATCTGAAATGGCTCAGGAGCCACCTTGGTCTGGTTCAGCAGGAACCAGTTATCTTCTCAACAACCATAAGGGAAAACATCATATATGCTAGACATAATGCCAGTGAAGCTGAAATGAAAGAGGCCGCAAGAATAGCTAATGCTCATCATTTCATCAGTAGCCTGCCTCATGGTTATGACACTCATGTTGGAATGAGAGGTGTTGACTTAACTCCAGGACAGAAACAGAGAATTGCAATTGCTAGGGTAGTGCTGAAAAATGCACCTATCTTGTTGTTGGATGAAGCTAGCTCATCAATTGAATCAGAGTCAAGCCGAGTAGTGCAAGAGGCTCTAGACACTCTGATAATGGGAAACAAGACCACTATTTTAATAGCTCACAGGGCTGCCATGATGAGGCATGTGGACAATATAGTTGTACTTAATGGAGGACGGATAGTGGAAGAGGGGACCCATGATTCATTGATGGCTAAGAATGGTCTGTATGTCCGATTAATGCAACCTCATTTTGGTAAAGGTTTGCGTCAGCATCGGCTTGTTTAG
- the LOC123896779 gene encoding photosynthetic NDH subunit of lumenal location 1, chloroplastic isoform X1 — MVLSSCSFTWTSPYLSHKLNLPHSNHLLRNVATSSSNNVSCAMETTSSTERHCQRRPLLLGIGALAANLQSTNLLFAEEIPDRYRAFVDYSDGYSYVYPSDWKEFDFRAHDSAFKDRYLQLQNVRVRFIPTEKNDIRDLGPMEEVVTDLVKYRYTAPNQRSTIYDMQERTIDGKHYYTVEYVLASRGWGSASFATLAIGNGRSYTLIVGANERRWKKVRNQLKVVADSFRIFDI; from the exons ATGGTACTCTCTTCCTGTTCTTTTACTTGGACTTCCCCCTACTTATCTCATAAG CTAAACTTGCCACATTCGAATCATTTGCTTCGGAACGTTGCAACTTCATCTTCTAACAATGTCTCTTGTGCAATGGAAACAACTTCTAGTACAGAAA GACACTGCCAAAGAAGACCTCTACTGTTGGGTATAGGAGCATTAGCAGCAAATTTGCAATCAACAAATTTACTCTTTGCTGAAG AAATACCAGACAGATACCGAGCTTTTGTCGATTATTCAGATGGATATTCTTACGTTTATCCCTCGGATTGGAAG GAATTTGACTTCAGGGCTCATGATTCTGCATTCAAAGACAGATATCTACAGTTACAAAATGTAAGGGTAAGATTCATACCAACTGAGAAGAATGATATCAGAGATTTGGGACCAATGGAAGAG GTTGTAACTGATTTGGTGAAATATAGATATACTGCACCAAACCAAAGATCAACAATATATGACATGCAGGAG CGGACGATAGATGGAAAACATTACTATACAGTTGAGTATGTACTTGCATCACGAGGTTGGGGTAGTGCCTCCTTTGCAACACTTGCCATAGGAAATG GAAGGTCCTACACATTAATTGTAGGAGCCAATGAAAGGCGATGGAAAAAAGTACGAAATCAGCTTAAAGTGGTAGCAGACTCCTTTAGGATCTTTGACATTTGA
- the LOC123896779 gene encoding photosynthetic NDH subunit of lumenal location 1, chloroplastic isoform X2, whose protein sequence is MVLSSCSFTWTSPYLSHKLNLPHSNHLLRNVATSSSNNVSCAMETTSSTERHCQRRPLLLGIGALAANLQSTNLLFAEEIPDRYRAFVDYSDGYSYVYPSDWKEFDFRAHDSAFKDRYLQLQNVRVRFIPTEKNDIRDLGPMEEVVTDLVKYRYTAPNQRSTIYDMQERTIDGKHYYTVEYVLASRGWGSASFATLAIGNGPTH, encoded by the exons ATGGTACTCTCTTCCTGTTCTTTTACTTGGACTTCCCCCTACTTATCTCATAAG CTAAACTTGCCACATTCGAATCATTTGCTTCGGAACGTTGCAACTTCATCTTCTAACAATGTCTCTTGTGCAATGGAAACAACTTCTAGTACAGAAA GACACTGCCAAAGAAGACCTCTACTGTTGGGTATAGGAGCATTAGCAGCAAATTTGCAATCAACAAATTTACTCTTTGCTGAAG AAATACCAGACAGATACCGAGCTTTTGTCGATTATTCAGATGGATATTCTTACGTTTATCCCTCGGATTGGAAG GAATTTGACTTCAGGGCTCATGATTCTGCATTCAAAGACAGATATCTACAGTTACAAAATGTAAGGGTAAGATTCATACCAACTGAGAAGAATGATATCAGAGATTTGGGACCAATGGAAGAG GTTGTAACTGATTTGGTGAAATATAGATATACTGCACCAAACCAAAGATCAACAATATATGACATGCAGGAG CGGACGATAGATGGAAAACATTACTATACAGTTGAGTATGTACTTGCATCACGAGGTTGGGGTAGTGCCTCCTTTGCAACACTTGCCATAGGAAATG GTCCTACACATTAA
- the LOC123902355 gene encoding aquaporin TIP1-3-like: MAIYRIAIGSPREASNPAAIRAAFAEFFSMIIFVFAGQGSGMAYSKLTNNGGATPEGLIVASLSHAFALFVAVSVGANISGGHVNPAVTFGAFIGGNITFLRSILYWIAQLLGSVVACILLNSCTGGMETSAFSLSSGVSVWNALVFEIVMTFGLVYTVYATAIDPKKGNVGVIAPLAIGCIVGANILVGGVFDGASMNPAVSFGPAVVSRTWTHHWVYWVGPFIGSAAAAILYDNIFIADDAHEPLSNSDF; encoded by the exons atgGCAATATACAGAATAGCAATTGGGTCTCCTAGAGAGGCTAGTAATCCTGCTGCCATTAGAGCTGCTTTTGCAGAATTCTTCTCTAtgatcatttttgtttttgctggCCAAGGCTCTGGGATGGCTTACA GCAAACTTACAAACAATGGAGGTGCAACTCCTGAAGGTCTCATAGTTGCATCATTATCTCATGCATTTGCCCTATTTGTGGCTGTTTCTGTTGGTGCAAACATTTCTGGTGGTCATGTGAACCCTGCAGTCACATTTGGTGCTTTCATTGGAGGAAACATCACCTTCTTGAGAAGTATTTTGTATTGGATTGCACAGTTACTTGGTTCAGTTGTTGCTTGCATTCTTCTCAATTCCTGCACTGGTGGAATG GAAACATCAGCTTTCTCACTATCCTCTGGTGTGTCTGTGTGGAATGCATTAGTTTTTGAGATTGTGATGACATTTGGATTGGTATATACAGTTTATGCAACAGCAATAGACCCAAAAAAAGGGAATGTTGGTGTTATAGCACCACTAGCAATTGGTTGTATTGTAGGTGCAAATATCTTAGTTGGTGGTGTATTTGATGGTGCATCAATGAACCCTGCAGTGTCATTTGGGCCTGCTGTGGTTAGTAGGACATGGACACATCATTGGGTCTATTGGGTTGGCCCATTTATTGGTTCAGCTGCTGCTGCCATTCTCTATGATAATATCTTTATTGCTGATGATGCTCATGAACCCCTTTCAAATAGTGACTtctag